The following coding sequences are from one Musa acuminata AAA Group cultivar baxijiao chromosome BXJ1-6, Cavendish_Baxijiao_AAA, whole genome shotgun sequence window:
- the LOC135676939 gene encoding stearoyl-[acyl-carrier-protein] 9-desaturase, chloroplastic-like isoform X2, whose protein sequence is MALRVTLPPKISLVLTPPKPNLGSPRVSMASAIRASAAKIETSKKPFCPPREVHVQVTHSMPPQKVEIFRALEDWAENNILVHLKPVEKCWQPQDFLPDPSSDGFYEEVQELRERSKEIPDDYYVCLVGDMITEEALPTYQTMLNTLDGVRDETGASLTSWAIWTRAWTAEENRHGDLLNKYLYLTGRVNMKQIEKTIQYLIGSGMDPRTENSPYLGFIYTSFQERATFVSHGNTARHAKEYGDLKLAQICGTIAADEKRHETAYTKIVEKLFEIDPDGTMLAFADMMKKKISMPAHLMYDGRDDNLFEHFSAVAQRLGVYTAKDYADILEFLVVRWNLEKLSVLSGEASQAQDFVCTLAPRIRRLEERAQGKAKQSPRIPFSWINYREVQL, encoded by the exons AATTGAAACTTCAAAGAAGCCCTTCTGTCCTCCTCGCGAGGTACATGTTCAAGTTACACATTCTATGCCGCCTCAGAAGGTTGAGATCTTTAGGGCATTAGAGGACTGGGCAGAGAATAACATCCTGGTACATCTAAAGCCAGTTGAAAAGTGTTGGCAGCCACAAGATTTTCTTCCAGACCCTTCCTCAGATGGATTTTATGAAGAAGTTCAAGAACTGAGAGAACGATCAAAGGAGATCCCTGATGATTATTATGTTTGCTTGGTTGGAGATATGATCACAGAGGAAGCCCTTCCTACATACCAGACAATGCTTAATACCCTTGATGGTGTGCGAGATGAAACCGGTGCAAGCCTTACCTCGTGGGCTATCTGGACAAGGGCATGGACTGCTGAAGAGAACAGACATGGTGACCTTCTCAACAAGTACTTGTACCTGACAGGAAGAGTAAACATGAAACAAATTGAGAAAACCATACAATATCTGATTGGTTCAGGAATG GATCCCAGAACTGAGAATAGCCCCTACCTTGGCTTCATATACACCTCATTTCAAGAACGAGCTACCTTTGTATCCCATGGAAACACGGCCAGGCATGCCAAGGAATATGGGGACCTGAAGCTGGCTCAGATATGTGGCACTATAGCTGCAGACGAGAAGCGCCATGAAACTGCATACACCAAGATAGTGGAGAAGCTTTTCGAGATAGACCCCGATGGGACAATGCTTGCATTTGCAgacatgatgaagaagaagatttcgatGCCTGCCCATCTAATGTACGACGGACGTGATGATAACCTCTTTGAGCACTTCTCTGCTGTGGCTCAGCGGTTGGGTGTCTATACTGCAAAGGACTACGCTGATATACTCGAGTTTCTTGTCGTGAGGTGGAACCTGGAGAAGCTTAGTGTCCTGTCGGGAGAGGCAAGTCAAGCCCAGGACTTTGTATGCACTTTGGCTCCAAGGATACGAAGACTCGAAGAAAGAGCACAGGGGAAGGCCAAGCAATCACCAAGAATTCCTTTCAGTTGGATCAATTACAGGGAAGTGCAGCTGTGA
- the LOC135677826 gene encoding transcription factor BHLH156-like has translation MESDHPFLFAPQARISNEDDGFDPVFESYDHELLQFMLFDGGLAGDGHLSLLREGALFDAGGHEGTTATQYLQADAPSGSPDLSLEVDDDPPACGECHDGGDSPGGITKTRRDRSKTLISERKRRVRMKEKLYELRSLVPNITKMDKASIIADAVVYLKNLQSKAKKLEEEVSMLESSSREGQPLQVPSRKTTKATDLEEAAAVRGGNIMQVNAYEVGEGRFYVKVEGSMGDGAVSSLYSAVESLLCFDLESSNFSLNPNGFVFTLTFKIGDFSREMNASSMELWVMGALLREGFQLMQTTPPL, from the exons ATGGAGAGCGACCATCCCTTCCTCTTTGCGCCACAGGCCCGCATAAGCAACGAGGACGACGGGTTCGATCCCGTCTTCGAGAGCTACGACCATGAGCTGCTCCAGTTCATGCTCTTCGACGGCGGGCTCGCGGGTGATGGCCATCTGAGCTTGCTGAGGGAAGGAGCGCTGTTCGATGCTGGCGGCCATGAAGGAACCACCGCCACCCAGTACCTGCAGGCCGATGCGCCTTCGGGCTCTCCCGACCTTAGCTTGGAGGTGGATGACGATCCTCCTGCGTGCGGAGAGTGCCATGATGGTGGCGATTCCCCCGGGGGGATCACCAAGACAAGGAGAGACCGGTCCAAGACTCTGATatcggagaggaagaggagggttCGCATGAAGGAGAAGCTGTACGAGCTGCGCTCTCTGGTTCCCAATATAACGAAG ATGGACAAAGCTTCCATCATAGCCGACGCAGTAGTGTACTTGAAGAATCTGCAATCTAAGGCGAAGAAGTTGGAGGAGGAAGTGAGCATGCTCGAGTCCTCGTCGCGAGAAGGCCAACCGCTTCAGGTTCCAAGCAGGAAGACGACCAAAGCTACAGATTTGGAGGAGGCTGCTGCTGTGAGAGGCGGCAACATAATGCAGGTAAACGCATACGAAGTGGGTGAGGGAAGGTTCTACGTGAAGGTGGAGGGCAGCATGGGAGACGGAGCGGTGTCATCTCTCTACTCCGCCGTCGAGTCTCTCTTGTGCTTCGATCTGGAGAGCTCCAACTTCTCCCTCAACCCCAATGGATTTGTGTTCACGCTAACCTTCAAA ATCGGAGACTTCAGCAGGGAGATGAATGCATCCTCCATGGAGTTATGGGTGATGGGAGCTCTTCTGAGGGAGGGGTTTCAACTCATGCAGACAACTCCTCCTTTGTAG